Proteins encoded by one window of Dioscorea cayenensis subsp. rotundata cultivar TDr96_F1 chromosome 20, TDr96_F1_v2_PseudoChromosome.rev07_lg8_w22 25.fasta, whole genome shotgun sequence:
- the LOC120251786 gene encoding polynucleotide 5'-hydroxyl-kinase NOL9-like: protein MIGEHSALPGVEIPPVWQEAANSIAYDSSSRRPPTSLVCGPGNCGKSTFSLHLLNTLLKRYERVAYLDTDVGQAEFSPPGCISLLIFDNPIPDLSILCLKIPERCVFYGGVSAEHDPNAYLNSIYALYDHYIKEHYQARETDGLRKPMLPLIVNTSGWVKGLGYNLLVEILRYINLTHVVQFRTSHEKKNLPRGLFWLEKSAKGQINLIEIPQTSDDSSIRFVSMKKEARVMRDLRIVSYFRQCMPRDFDISSYKELVHSFATVHLYELHFSEIGVIGFHYQAPSSETFQSLDKSIVGLGDSSMLPSESENYTTRWCIGLGFVVAVNITKDLLYLITPVPRTRMKKVDLLLQGSIETPTCLLQVHGCIAASLTSNPSDDIAQMAETTKLLTRLKAT from the exons ATGATCGGAGAGCACTCGGCGTTGCCCGGCGTGGAGATCCCACCGGTGTGGCAAGAGGCGGCGAACTCCATTGCCTATGACTCCTCATCCCGGCGTCCACCCACATCTCTCGTCTGCGGGCCGGGGAACTGTGGAAAGTCGACGTTTTCTCTCCATCTCTTGAACACTCTCTTGAAAAG GTATGAGCGTGTGGCTTATTTGGATACTGATGTTGGCCAGGCGGAGTTCTCTCCTCCGGGATGCATCTCGCTGCTCATCTTTGACAATCCGATCCCAG ATTTGTCCATTCTGTGTTTGAAGATACCAGAGAG ATGTGTTTTCTATGGTGGTGTCTCTGCTGAACATGATCCAAACGCCTATCTAAATAGTATCTATGCATTATATGATCATTATATCAAAGAACACTATCAAGCTCGTGAGACTGATGGTCTTCGCAAGCCTATGTTACCTCTTATTGTGAATACAAGTGGATGGGTGAAAG GTCTTGGTTACAATCTGTTGGTGGAGATCCTCAGATATATCAACTTAACCCATGTGGTTCAGTTTCGCACTTCTCATGAGAAGAAAAATCTCCCCAGAGGATTGTTCTGGTTGGAAAAGTCCGCAAAGGGACAAATTAACTTGATTGAAATCCCACAAACATCTGATGATTCTTCTATTCGATT TGTGTCAATGAAAAAGGAAGCACGTGTTATGCGAGATCTTCgaattgtttcttattttaggCAATGTATGCCTAGAGACTTCGACATCTCATCCTACAAGGAGCTTGTTCACAGCTTTGCTACTGTTCATCTTTATGAACTTCACTTTTCAGAAATTGGAGTCATTGGCTTCCATTATCAG GCTCCTAGTTCAGAAACATTTCAGAGTTTGGACAAGTCTATTGTTGGCTTGGGAGACAGTTCCATGTTGCCTTCAGAATCTGAAAATTACACAACTCGGTGGTGCATTGGACTCG GATTTGTCGTAGCAGTAAACATAACCAAAGATCTACTCTATTTGATCACACCTGTGCCTCGAACCAGAATGAAGAAAGTAGATCTTCTTTTGCAGGGATCTATTGAAACTCCTACTTGTCTGTTGCAG GTACATGGATGTATTGCAGCGTCCCTTACATCGAATCCATCAGATGACATTGCCCAGATGGCTGAGACGACGAAACTTCTGACCAGACTAAAAGCAACTTAG